Below is a genomic region from Pseudomonas sp. JQ170C.
CACGCCGGCCGTTGACCCGGACTTCAAGGCCCTGCTCCAGGGCAAAACGCGCAAAGCGCCCGCCAATGAAGCCGCTTGCGCCGGTGACCAGAATTCGCATGTACCACTCCGCCTTACCAGATTTCAGATGCTGCTGACGCCGCCAACGCCTACAAGGGCACCAGCCATTGCCGGGCCGTGTGGCGCAGATGCTCGGTCAGTTGCGCGAGCAATTGCCCGCCATTGCGCCAATGATGCCAGTACAACGGCACATCGATGGGTTTATCCGCGGAAATTTCTACCAGGCGGCCACCGGCCAGTTGCTCGCGAACCTGCAACTCCGGCACCAGTCCCCAGCCGAGCCCCGCTTCGGTCATGCGCAAAAAGCCTTCGGAAGAAGGGCACAGGTGGTGCAGAAAGCCGTCTGCAATCCCCAGTGAGGCCAGGTAGCGATGCTGCAGAAAGTCATCCGGGCCAAACACCAGCGCCGGCGTGCGCGGCAACCGCGCGGCATCGAAGCCATGGGGAAAGTAACGGGCCATGAAGGCGGGGCTTGCCAGCGCCCGGTAGCGCATCGCCCCCAGCGGAGAACTGCGCGCACCGGCCACCGGCCGTTCGCTGCCACACAGGCAAGCCGCCACTTCACCGGCCCGCATGCGCTTGAGCCCAACCTCCTGGTCCTCGACCACCAGATCCAGCAGCACCTGCTGCTCTGCACAGAAGACCCCCACCGCGCCGGCCCACCAGGTCGCCAGGCTGTCGGCGTTCAGGGCGATGCGCAGGCGTTCGGGCATGCCCTCCTCGTTCAGCGCCGGCACCTGGCGTTGCAGGTCGCGTTCAAGCAGCCGCACTTGCTGCACATGGTTGAGCAACTGGCGCCCGACATCGGTGGGGCTGGGCGGGTTGGCCCGTATCAGCACCGGTTGCCCGACCCGCGCTTCGAGCAATTTGATGCGCTGGGAGATCGCCGACTGGGACAGCCCCAGCACCTGGGCGGCACGCTCGAATCCGGCCTGTTCGATGACGGCGGCGAGCGCTGAAAGCAGTTTGTAGTCGAACATTATTTTTCCTAATGCCGGATCAGTTTTATTTGTTTTTCTTATACAGATCCAGCCCCCAGAATGGCCAGCATCTTTTTGGCTTAAGCGCCGCGTCCTGCTGGCGCCTGTGGAGTGTCCCCCTATGTGGCAAAGCTACCTGAACGGCTTGCTGGTCGCCTTCGGCCTGATCATGGCAATCGGTACCCAGAACGCTTTCGTCCTGGCCCAGAGCCTGCGCCGCGAACATCACCTGCCGGTGGCTGCCCTGTGCGTGTTCTGCGATGCCCTCCTGGTCGCTGCCGGGGTGTTCGGCCTGGCCACGGTGCTGGCCCAGAACCCGACGTTGCTGGCCGTGGCCCGTTGGGGTGGCGCCGTGTTCCTGATCTGGTACGGCAGCAAGGCGCTGCTGCGCGCCTGTTCGACCCAGAGCCTGCAACAGACCGAAGGCCAGGGCCTGCGCTCGCGCCGGGCGGTGCTGCTCAGCGCCCTGGCGGTAACCCTGCTCAACCCCCACGTGTACCTCGATACCGTCCTGCTGATCGGCTCGCTGGGTGCCCAGCAGACGGTGCCGGGTGCCTATGTGGCCGGCGCGGCCAGTGCCTCTTTGGTGTGGTTCTTCACCCTGGCACTGGGTGCGGCCTGGCTGGCCCCCTGGCTGGCACGTCCCGGCACCTGGCGCCTGCTCGATCTGATGGTGGCGGTGATGATGTTCGCCGTGGCGGCCCAGTTGATTCTCACCTGATCACCACTCGTCCGGCGGTGGCGAAGGCTCTGGAACCTCTTTCCCGTACACTTGTTGCGTGGTTAAGCCCAGGGCCCGGTGCTATGATCCTGCCCTTGCGTCGCAAAGAGTAAAAACTCCCCGACGCACTCCGGCCGCCCGTGATCGGCCTTGCGCTCACCGCAACAGACCTGATTAGGAGAATCACCATGGCTTTTGAATTGCCGCCGCTGCCTTACGCACACGACGCCCTGCAGCCGCATATTTCCAAGGAAACCCTGGAATACCACCACGACAAGCACCACAACACCTATGTCGTGAACCTGAACAACCTGGTGCCAGGCACCGAGTTCGAAGGCAAGACTCTGGAAGAGATCGTCAAGACCTCCTCGGGCGGTATCTTCAACAACGCCGCTCAAGTCTGGAACCACACCTTCTACTGGAACTGCCTGGCTCCTAACGCCGGCGGCCAACCAACCGGCGCCCTGGCTGAAGCCATCAACGCCGCGTTCGGCTCTTTCGACAAGTTCAAGGAAGAGTTCACCAAGACTTCCGTCGGCACCTTCGGCTCCGGCTGGGGCTGGCTGGTGAAAAAGGCTGACGGTTCCCTGGCCCTGGCCAGCACCATCGGCGCCGGTTGCCCGCTGACCAGCGGCGACACCCCGCTGCTGACCTGCGACGTCTGGGAGCACGCCTACTACATCGACTACCGCAACCTGCGTCCGAAGTATGTCGAGGCATTCTGGAACCTGGTCAACTGGAAATTCGTAGCTGAGCAGTTCGAAGGCAAGACCTTCACTGCCTAAGCGAAACCAGTGATAAAAAAACCCGGCCTGTCCGGGTTTTTTTTCGTCTGCAGCAACCCCTGAGGCTCTTGCTCCAGGCGGATACCGCGCTAACATCAAACGTTGGGAAGTATGACGCCCACAATTAAAGTCGCAGGGTCGGGAACCGATACAGGGGTGACAGGACATCAACGCCGGAAGGGCGTCGGGTTCTGCCAAGGGCCGATAGTGGATTGCCAAGTTTGATGGCAAAATGATGCCATGCGCATGGATTAAGGAAACCCCATTGAAGCTGGAACTCAAGAACAGCTTATCGGTCAAGTTGCTCAGGGTTGTACTGCTCTCGGCACTGGTAGTTGGTGTCGTCCTCAGTTGCGCGCAGATCGTCTTCGATGCCTACAAGACTCGTCAGGCAGTGGCCAATGACGCCCAGCGAATCCTCGACATGTTCCGCGACCCTTCCACCCAGGCCGTCTACAGCCTGGACAAGGAAATGGGCATGCAGGTCATGGAGGGGCTGTTCCAGGATGAGTCGGTGCGCATGGCCGCCATCGGCCACCCCAATGAAACCATGCTGGCGGAGAAAAACCGTCCGCTGCAGGAATCCCCGACCCGCTGGCTGACCGACCTGATCCTGGGCCAGGAGCGCACCTTCACCACGCAATTGGTGGGCCGCGGCCCCTATAGCGAGTATTACGGCGACCTGAGCATCACCCTGGACACTGCCAGCTACGGCAAAGGGTTTCTGGTCAACTCGGTGATCATCTTCATTTCCGGGGTGTTGCGCGCCCTGGCCATGGGCCTGGTGCTGTACCTGGTCTATCACTGGATGCTGACCAAGCCGCTGTCGAAGATCATCGAGCACCTTACCCAGATCAATCCCGACCGCCCCAGCCAGCACCAGATCCCGCTGATCAAGGGCCACGAACTCAACGAGCTGGGGCTGTGGGTCAACACGGCCAATCAGTTGCTGGCCTCTATCGAGCGCAACACCCATCTGCGCCATGAGGCCGAGAACAGCCTGCTGCGCATGGCCCAGTACGACTTTCTCACCGGCCTGCCCAATCGCCAGCAACTGCAACAGCAGCTGGACAAGATCCTGGTCGATGCCGGCCGCCTGCAACGCCGGGTGGCGGTTCTGTGCGTCGGCCTCGACGACTTCAAGGGCATCAACGAGCAATTCAGCTACCAGACCGGCGACCAATTGCTGCTGGCCCTGGCCGATCGCCTGCGTGGCCACAGTGGCCGGCTCGGCGCCCTGGCGCGCCTGGGGGGCGATCAGTTTGCCCTGGTCCAGGCCGATATCGAACAACCCTACGAAGCGGCGGAACTGGCCCAGAGCATCCTCGATGACCTGGAAGCCCCCTTTGCCCTCGACCACCAGGAAATCCGCCTGCGCGCCACCATCGGCATCACCCTGTTCCCCGAAGACGGCGACAGCACCGAGAAGCTGCTGCAAAAGGCCGAGCAGACCATGACCCTGGCCAAGACCCGCTCGCGCAATCGCTACCAGTTCTATATCGCCAGCGTCGACAGCGAGATGCGCCGCCGTCGCGAACTGGAGAAAGACCTGCGCGAAGCCCTGCCACGCAATCAGTTGTACCTGGTCTATCAACCGCAGATCAGCTACCGCGACCACCGCGTGGTCGGCGTCGAGGCCCTGTTGCGCTGGCAGCATCCGGAGCTGGGCATGGTCCCGCCGGACCAGTTCATCCCCCTGGCCGAGCAGAACGGCAACATCATCGCCATTGGCGAGTGGGTGCTCGACCAGGCGTGCCGACAACTGCGCGAATGGCACGACCAGGGCTTCAGTGAACTGCGCATGGCGGTCAATCTGTCGACCGTGCAGTTGCACCACAATGAACTGCCGCGGGTGGTCAACAACCTGCTGCAGATCTACCGCCTGCCGCCCCGCAGCCTGGAGCTGGAAGTCACCGAAACCGGCCTGATGGAAGACATCAGCACCGCCGCCCAGCACTTGCTCAGCCTGCGTCGCTCCGGTGCGTTGATCGCCATCGACGACTTCGGCACCGGCTACTCCTCGCTCAGCTATCTGAAATCGCTGCCGCTGGACAAGATCAAGATCGACAAGAGCTTCGTCCAGGACCTGCTCGATGACGACGACGATGCCACCATCGTCCGGGCCATCATCCAGCTGGGCAAGAGCCTGGGCATGCAGGTCATCGCCGAGGGCGTGGAAACCGCGGAGCAGGAGGCCTACATCATTGCCCAGGGCTGCCATGAAGGTCAGGGCTACCACTACAGCAAACCCTTGCCCGCGCGGGAGCTGACAGCCTTCCTCAAGCAGGCGCAACGCAATCAGCTTTCTATTCTGTAACCCCCACCGGCATTGAGCAAAAGGGCACAACCACGCATTTGAATATTTACGTGACTGCCCCTTTACACAAAATGCAAATCTTTCGCATTATGTTGCAGCTTTGCGTACCCCGGTACGCGTGTCCAACCTCTCGACGCAGGAATTCACCATGATTCGTATGCCTCTGGCCACCGCCAGTCTGTTGGCCATTGCCATCTCTCTCGCCGGTTGCGGCGACGACAAGGACAAGGCCGCCGCACCGCAAGCCCAAGCGCCTGCCGCCAGCGCAGCAGCACCGGCTGCCGGTGCCGTCGACGAGGCCGCCGCCAAGGCCGTGGTCAAGCACTACGCCGATATGGTCCACGCCGTGTACAGCGACTCGCTGAGCACCGCCAAGACCCTGCAAACCGCTATCGATGCCTTCCTCGCCAAACCCAACGACGAAACCCTGAAGGCCGCCAAGGCCGCCTGGGTAGCCTCGCGCGTTCCATACCTGCAGAGCGAAGTGTTCCGCTTCGGCAACACCATCGTCGACGACTGGGAAGGCCAAGTGAACGCCTGGCCCCTGGACGAAGGCCTGATCGACTACGTCGACGCCAGCTACGAGCACGCCCTGGGCAACCCGGGTGCTTCGGCCAACATCATCGCCAACACTGAAATCCAGGTCGGTGAAGACAAGATCGACGTCAAGCAAATCACCCCGGAAAAACTCGCCAGCCTCAATGAGCTGGGCGGTTCCGAAGCCAACGTAGCCACTGGCTACCACGCCATTGAATTCCTCCTCTGGGGCCAGGACCTCAACGGCACCGGCCCAGGTGCCGGCGCACGTCCAGCCTCCGATTACCTGGAAGGCGCAGGCGCCACCGGTGGTCACAACGAACGTCGCCGCGCCTACCTCAAGGCCGTGACCCAACTGCTGGTCAGCGACCTTGAAGAAATGGTCGGCAACTGGGCGCCGAACGTCGCCACCAACTACCGCGCCACCCTGGAAGCCGAGCCTGTCACCGACGGCCTGCGCAAAATGCTGTTCGGCATGGGCAGCCTGTCGCTGGGCGAGCTGGCGGG
It encodes:
- a CDS encoding LysR family transcriptional regulator ArgP yields the protein MFDYKLLSALAAVIEQAGFERAAQVLGLSQSAISQRIKLLEARVGQPVLIRANPPSPTDVGRQLLNHVQQVRLLERDLQRQVPALNEEGMPERLRIALNADSLATWWAGAVGVFCAEQQVLLDLVVEDQEVGLKRMRAGEVAACLCGSERPVAGARSSPLGAMRYRALASPAFMARYFPHGFDAARLPRTPALVFGPDDFLQHRYLASLGIADGFLHHLCPSSEGFLRMTEAGLGWGLVPELQVREQLAGGRLVEISADKPIDVPLYWHHWRNGGQLLAQLTEHLRHTARQWLVPL
- a CDS encoding LysE/ArgO family amino acid transporter, coding for MWQSYLNGLLVAFGLIMAIGTQNAFVLAQSLRREHHLPVAALCVFCDALLVAAGVFGLATVLAQNPTLLAVARWGGAVFLIWYGSKALLRACSTQSLQQTEGQGLRSRRAVLLSALAVTLLNPHVYLDTVLLIGSLGAQQTVPGAYVAGAASASLVWFFTLALGAAWLAPWLARPGTWRLLDLMVAVMMFAVAAQLILT
- a CDS encoding superoxide dismutase; translated protein: MAFELPPLPYAHDALQPHISKETLEYHHDKHHNTYVVNLNNLVPGTEFEGKTLEEIVKTSSGGIFNNAAQVWNHTFYWNCLAPNAGGQPTGALAEAINAAFGSFDKFKEEFTKTSVGTFGSGWGWLVKKADGSLALASTIGAGCPLTSGDTPLLTCDVWEHAYYIDYRNLRPKYVEAFWNLVNWKFVAEQFEGKTFTA
- a CDS encoding putative bifunctional diguanylate cyclase/phosphodiesterase, with protein sequence MPCAWIKETPLKLELKNSLSVKLLRVVLLSALVVGVVLSCAQIVFDAYKTRQAVANDAQRILDMFRDPSTQAVYSLDKEMGMQVMEGLFQDESVRMAAIGHPNETMLAEKNRPLQESPTRWLTDLILGQERTFTTQLVGRGPYSEYYGDLSITLDTASYGKGFLVNSVIIFISGVLRALAMGLVLYLVYHWMLTKPLSKIIEHLTQINPDRPSQHQIPLIKGHELNELGLWVNTANQLLASIERNTHLRHEAENSLLRMAQYDFLTGLPNRQQLQQQLDKILVDAGRLQRRVAVLCVGLDDFKGINEQFSYQTGDQLLLALADRLRGHSGRLGALARLGGDQFALVQADIEQPYEAAELAQSILDDLEAPFALDHQEIRLRATIGITLFPEDGDSTEKLLQKAEQTMTLAKTRSRNRYQFYIASVDSEMRRRRELEKDLREALPRNQLYLVYQPQISYRDHRVVGVEALLRWQHPELGMVPPDQFIPLAEQNGNIIAIGEWVLDQACRQLREWHDQGFSELRMAVNLSTVQLHHNELPRVVNNLLQIYRLPPRSLELEVTETGLMEDISTAAQHLLSLRRSGALIAIDDFGTGYSSLSYLKSLPLDKIKIDKSFVQDLLDDDDDATIVRAIIQLGKSLGMQVIAEGVETAEQEAYIIAQGCHEGQGYHYSKPLPARELTAFLKQAQRNQLSIL
- a CDS encoding imelysin family protein, whose protein sequence is MIRMPLATASLLAIAISLAGCGDDKDKAAAPQAQAPAASAAAPAAGAVDEAAAKAVVKHYADMVHAVYSDSLSTAKTLQTAIDAFLAKPNDETLKAAKAAWVASRVPYLQSEVFRFGNTIVDDWEGQVNAWPLDEGLIDYVDASYEHALGNPGASANIIANTEIQVGEDKIDVKQITPEKLASLNELGGSEANVATGYHAIEFLLWGQDLNGTGPGAGARPASDYLEGAGATGGHNERRRAYLKAVTQLLVSDLEEMVGNWAPNVATNYRATLEAEPVTDGLRKMLFGMGSLSLGELAGERMKVSLEANSPEDEHDCFSDNTHYSHFYDAKGIRNVYLGEYLRADGTKMTGPSLSSLVAKIDPATDATLKADLEATEAKIQVIVDHANKGEHYDQLIAADNTAGNQIVRDAIASLVKQTGAIEQAAGKLGIANLNPDTADHEF